From Epinephelus lanceolatus isolate andai-2023 chromosome 12, ASM4190304v1, whole genome shotgun sequence, the proteins below share one genomic window:
- the LOC117271564 gene encoding transcriptional regulator Myc-B-like, whose product MPPVLTMSSVNYDYDYDTVQPCFFLDGEEEDFYLPPRSQLLPGPGEDIWKKFELLPTPPLSPSRTPSLSDVPLSAAEHLEAVSELLDEDCNPSAAFLQSFIIQDCMWSSSFAAATKLEKVVSERLAELRARRDSSASNNTNTTEDTAADQQAGGYLQDLHTAATECVDPCVVFPYTTLKSCDGAAMEVATELSLDSPPLSSSDSESEEEEEEEGEEEEEIDVVTVDMRKLSRQSDASSRADASPLVLKRSHINIHQHNYAAQQPSAALQQPAVKRIKMESSCSALRPSGGRRCCSPRSDGEDNDDKRRTHNVLERQRRNELKMSFMTLRDEVPVVANNDRAAKVVILKKATEYICEIREDERRLLTMKEALRKRSRELKHRLEQLRTLH is encoded by the exons ATGCCGCCAGTGCTGACCATGTCCAGCGTGAACTATGATTACGACTACGACACAGTCCAGCCCTGCTTCTTCCTGGATGGCGAGGAGGAGGACTTCTACCTGCCTCCACGCAGCCAGCTCCTCCCAGGCCCTGGCGAGGACATCTGGAAGAAGTTTGAGCTGCTGCCGACGCCTCCCCTGTCCCCCAGCCGGACACCCTCCCTGTCCGACGTCCCTCTCTCCGCCGCTGAACACCTGGAGGCGGTGTCTGAGCTGCTGGACGAGGACTGCAACCCCTCTGCAGCCTTCCTCCAgtccttcatcatccaggactGCATGTGGAGCAGCAGCTTCGCCGCCGCCACCAAGCTGGAGAAGGTGGTGTCCGAGAGGCTGGCCGAGCTGCGGGCCCGTCGGGACTCCTCTGCATCCAACAACACTAACACCACTGAAGACACAGCGGCCGACCAGCAGGCGGGCGGCTACCTGCAGGACCTCCACACTGCAGCGACGGAGTGCGTCGACCCCTGCGTGGTGTTTCCATACACCACACTGAAGAGCTGTGATGGAGCTGCGATGGAGGTGGCGACAGAACTGAGTCTGGACTCACCGCCTCTcagcagcagtgacagtgaATCAG aagaagaagaagaggaagaaggtgaggaggaagaggagatcgATGTGGTGACGGTGGACATGCGAAAGTTGTCACGGCAGTCAGACGCCAGCAGCAGAGCGGACGCCTCCCCGCTGGTCCTGAAACGCTCTCACATCAACATCCACCAACACAACTACGCTGCCCAGCAGCCCTCTGCCGCCCTTCAGCAGCCCGCCGTGAAACGGATAAAGATGGAGAGCAGCTGCTCAGCGCTGAGGCCAAGCGGCGGCCGGCGGTGCTGCAGCCCTCGGTCTGACGGCGAGGACAATGACGACAAACGCAGGACTCACAACGTGCTGGAGAGGCAGCGCAGGAACGAGCTGAAGATGAGCTTCATGACTCTGAGGGACGAAGTCCCGGTGGTCGCCAACAACGACCGAGCGGCCAAAGTGGTGATCCTGAAAAAGGCGACAGAGTACATCTGTGAGATCAGAGAGGACGAGAGAAGGCTGCTGACGATGAAGGAGGcgctgaggaagaggagcagagagctCAAACACAGACTGGAGCAGCTGAGGACTTTACATTAA